A genome region from Maridesulfovibrio salexigens DSM 2638 includes the following:
- a CDS encoding FapA family protein yields the protein MTDQATSARGADLRNKRDDTIADSRDAALEFKVTPDKMAAFISAYTPAEGNGKQLSLELMQAELERSGIGGELDHDGAMFALKRAGEGKSILNVALVRAQYPQNAEDGQIITDADLDFPVLPGMEFGKLSKATPASPGKNLDGEAIPADDTHTPIPITLADAEICNCILNPESGKLIAETYGLVKIEEQQVRVEPLIKVSEDLMKVSTKLYPHDCFGLRYELGALEPTLQSMGISRPLQHVTGQTAIKKARETGVAQKAVIVTGTEPVPGRDGYFEYDRDDIATSSIGTAGEDDRIDFKDRGVHPMVSPGDIIGKIHPPVEGKAGEDVYGRLTPPPGGNTLEIKTGEHVAPLPDGITYKATSTGIVHFQDNMLAVKDVLETKGDVDYSTGNIKLEKGSVHVNGSIREGFTVEVPDHVVVSDSIEGASVTAGGDIEVKGGLVMSGKGLIKAEGVITAQFASNARIECGDEIIIKHEMSNCLIRCKGPISALGGKGIIQGGVIASHIGIEANEIGSEMGVKTVVNITAKQKVNAKLIKERDDLRERLLKINTAIGQGDNESILRSTPPAKREQMKQILMMRGRIKIKLKEIRKQLSQELNDYYKSLEKLSIRVHRKIHPGVEIKIGGKTVQIKKPTPRMKFRFDADERTIIAAKF from the coding sequence ATGACTGACCAAGCGACTTCTGCACGGGGAGCAGACCTTCGCAACAAGCGGGATGATACTATTGCTGATAGCCGTGATGCTGCGCTGGAATTCAAAGTTACCCCGGATAAAATGGCAGCTTTCATTTCTGCCTATACTCCTGCAGAAGGCAATGGAAAACAACTCTCGCTGGAATTAATGCAGGCAGAGCTGGAACGTTCCGGGATCGGTGGAGAGCTTGACCACGATGGAGCCATGTTCGCTCTTAAAAGAGCGGGAGAAGGAAAAAGCATCCTCAACGTTGCCCTTGTGCGCGCCCAATACCCTCAAAATGCTGAAGACGGTCAGATCATAACTGACGCCGACCTTGATTTTCCGGTTCTACCGGGAATGGAATTCGGAAAATTAAGTAAAGCGACCCCGGCTTCTCCCGGTAAGAACCTTGACGGAGAAGCAATCCCCGCCGACGACACTCATACCCCCATACCGATTACTCTCGCTGACGCAGAGATTTGCAACTGTATTCTTAATCCTGAAAGCGGAAAACTCATTGCTGAAACCTACGGGCTGGTTAAAATTGAAGAACAGCAGGTAAGGGTTGAACCTCTTATCAAAGTCTCAGAAGATCTGATGAAGGTTTCCACCAAGCTCTATCCACATGACTGTTTTGGCTTAAGGTACGAACTGGGTGCACTTGAACCTACTCTGCAATCAATGGGAATTTCCCGCCCGCTGCAACATGTCACAGGCCAGACAGCAATAAAGAAAGCCCGCGAGACAGGCGTTGCACAAAAAGCCGTAATCGTAACCGGAACTGAACCGGTTCCCGGCCGGGACGGATATTTCGAATATGACCGCGATGATATTGCCACCAGTTCCATAGGCACAGCCGGAGAGGATGACCGTATAGATTTCAAGGACCGTGGAGTTCATCCCATGGTCTCACCCGGAGATATTATCGGGAAAATCCATCCCCCTGTTGAAGGCAAGGCAGGAGAAGACGTTTATGGACGACTGACCCCACCTCCCGGCGGCAACACCCTTGAGATTAAGACCGGAGAACATGTTGCTCCCCTGCCCGACGGTATCACCTATAAAGCCACCTCCACCGGAATCGTCCATTTTCAGGACAACATGCTGGCAGTAAAAGATGTTCTGGAAACAAAAGGTGATGTTGATTACTCAACCGGAAACATCAAGCTGGAAAAAGGCTCAGTTCATGTAAACGGCTCCATACGTGAAGGCTTCACGGTGGAAGTCCCGGACCATGTGGTTGTTTCAGACTCCATTGAAGGGGCCAGCGTAACAGCCGGAGGAGATATTGAAGTCAAGGGCGGACTGGTCATGTCCGGTAAAGGACTGATCAAAGCCGAAGGCGTCATTACAGCGCAATTCGCCTCCAATGCACGCATTGAATGCGGAGATGAAATTATCATCAAGCATGAAATGAGCAACTGTCTTATCCGTTGCAAAGGGCCGATTAGCGCTCTGGGCGGAAAAGGTATCATCCAAGGCGGAGTGATTGCTTCACATATCGGCATTGAAGCCAACGAAATAGGCTCTGAAATGGGTGTAAAAACTGTTGTAAATATTACAGCAAAGCAAAAAGTAAACGCCAAGCTGATCAAGGAACGAGATGATTTGCGGGAGCGGCTGCTTAAGATTAATACAGCCATCGGTCAGGGGGATAATGAATCCATCCTCAGATCAACCCCTCCTGCCAAGCGGGAACAGATGAAACAAATCCTGATGATGCGCGGGCGTATAAAAATCAAGCTTAAAGAGATTCGCAAACAACTCTCGCAAGAGCTTAACGATTACTACAAATCGCTTGAGAAACTATCCATCCGGGTCCACCGAAAGATTCATCCCGGTGTAGAGATCAAGATCGGCGGTAAAACCGTTCAGATCAAGAAACCAACTCCACGAATGAAATTCCGCTTTGATGCAGATGAGCGGACAATTATTGCTGCAAAATTTTAG